In Candidatus Polarisedimenticolia bacterium, one DNA window encodes the following:
- a CDS encoding ADP-ribosylation factor-like protein, translating to MTFINYAAREINCKIVYYGPGLGGKTTNLKWIYGKSNPTSRGKLISLATETDRTLFFDFLPLDLGTIRGFKTRFHLYTVPGQVFYDASRKLILKGVDGVVFVADSQAARMEANLESLKNLHANLRDQGYDLAKVPYVLQLNKRDTASAVPAEEMRKALAVRGEPVFEAIAQNGTGVFDTLKAIARMVLVELRKTA from the coding sequence ATGACGTTCATCAACTACGCCGCCCGCGAGATCAACTGCAAGATCGTCTATTACGGGCCGGGCCTGGGCGGCAAGACCACCAATCTCAAGTGGATCTACGGTAAGAGCAACCCGACCTCGCGCGGCAAGCTGATCTCATTGGCGACCGAAACCGACCGCACCCTGTTCTTCGATTTCCTCCCGCTGGACCTCGGCACCATCCGGGGCTTCAAAACCCGCTTCCACCTCTATACCGTGCCCGGGCAGGTCTTCTACGACGCCAGCCGCAAGCTCATCCTGAAAGGGGTCGACGGCGTGGTCTTCGTTGCCGACTCGCAGGCCGCCCGCATGGAGGCGAACCTGGAGTCGCTGAAGAACCTGCACGCGAACCTCCGGGACCAGGGCTACGACCTGGCGAAGGTCCCCTACGTCCTCCAGCTGAACAAGCGCGACACTGCCAGCGCCGTGCCGGCGGAGGAGATGAGGAAGGCGCTGGCGGTGCGGGGCGAGCCGGTCTTTGAGGCAATTGCCCAGAACGGGACCGGCGTCTTCGACACGCTGAAGGCCATCGCCCGGATGGTCCTGGTAGAGCTGCGCAAGACCGCCTGA